The Aeromicrobium yanjiei genome includes a region encoding these proteins:
- the kdpA gene encoding potassium-transporting ATPase subunit KdpA codes for MSDTWSGLLTLVTLVGVLALVYVPLGDYMAKVFTTPRHSRVERRIYRLGGVNADAEQSPRAYAMSVVGFSVVSVVVLMAILLGQAHLPFSRDLPGMPWWMSFNTASSFVANTNWQSYGGESTLGFAAQAGGLAVQNFLSAAVGIAVAVALIRGFVRVRSGELGNFWVDLTRGTIRILLPIAVVGALVLAGNGVMQNFTDRSVDTLAGHSQTITGGPVASQEVIKLLGTNGGGFYNANSAHPFENPNGFTNLFEIFLILLIPICLTRTLGTMLGNRRQGLTVLGAMVALMATFVAVVTWAEVGAHSQAAQVAGASMEGKETRLGEWASSLFAVMTTGTSTGAVNASHDSMTPVGGGMALLNMMLGEVTPGGVGSGIYGILIMSILTVFIAGLLVGRTPEFLGKKIGSKEMTYVALYVLTVPAIILVGVGTAISLASTPDAMGNPGGHGFSEVVYAYTSGANNNGSAFGGITVTSDFFQITIGLAMLLGRLIPIVLVLLLAGSLAKQAKVPETAGTLPTTTPLFGGLLVGVILLITGLTFFPALALGPIAEALS; via the coding sequence ATGTCCGACACCTGGAGCGGCCTCCTCACCCTCGTCACGCTCGTGGGCGTCCTCGCCCTCGTCTACGTGCCGCTCGGTGACTACATGGCCAAGGTCTTCACGACCCCGCGTCACTCCCGCGTGGAACGACGCATCTACCGCCTCGGCGGCGTCAACGCCGATGCCGAGCAGAGCCCGCGCGCCTACGCGATGAGCGTGGTCGGCTTCTCGGTCGTCAGCGTCGTGGTCCTGATGGCCATCCTGCTCGGCCAGGCGCACCTGCCGTTCAGCCGTGACCTGCCCGGCATGCCGTGGTGGATGTCGTTCAACACGGCGAGCTCGTTCGTGGCCAACACGAACTGGCAGTCGTACGGCGGTGAGTCGACCTTGGGCTTCGCCGCGCAGGCCGGCGGGCTGGCGGTGCAGAACTTCCTGTCCGCCGCCGTCGGCATCGCGGTGGCCGTCGCGCTGATCCGTGGCTTCGTCCGCGTGCGCAGCGGCGAGCTCGGCAACTTCTGGGTCGACCTGACCCGCGGGACCATCCGGATCCTGCTGCCCATCGCCGTCGTGGGCGCCCTCGTCCTCGCCGGCAACGGCGTCATGCAGAACTTCACGGACAGGTCAGTCGACACGTTGGCCGGTCACAGCCAGACCATCACGGGCGGGCCCGTCGCGAGCCAGGAGGTCATCAAGCTCCTCGGCACGAACGGCGGCGGGTTCTACAACGCCAACTCGGCCCATCCCTTCGAGAACCCCAACGGCTTCACCAACCTGTTCGAGATCTTCTTGATCCTGCTCATCCCGATCTGCCTCACCCGCACGCTCGGCACGATGCTCGGCAACCGCCGCCAGGGCCTGACGGTCCTCGGTGCGATGGTCGCGCTCATGGCCACGTTCGTCGCGGTCGTGACCTGGGCCGAGGTCGGCGCGCACTCGCAGGCCGCCCAGGTCGCCGGGGCATCGATGGAGGGCAAGGAGACACGTCTGGGGGAGTGGGCGTCGTCGCTCTTCGCCGTGATGACGACCGGCACCTCCACGGGCGCGGTCAACGCGTCGCACGACTCCATGACCCCGGTCGGCGGCGGCATGGCGCTGCTCAACATGATGCTCGGCGAGGTCACTCCCGGCGGCGTCGGCTCGGGCATCTACGGCATCTTGATCATGTCGATCCTCACGGTGTTCATCGCCGGGCTCCTGGTCGGGCGCACGCCTGAGTTCCTGGGCAAGAAGATCGGCTCGAAGGAGATGACGTACGTCGCGCTGTACGTGCTGACTGTCCCGGCGATCATCCTCGTCGGCGTCGGAACCGCCATCTCGCTGGCCAGCACGCCGGACGCGATGGGCAATCCGGGCGGCCACGGGTTCAGCGAGGTCGTCTACGCGTACACCTCGGGAGCCAACAACAACGGCAGCGCGTTCGGCGGCATCACCGTGACCTCGGACTTCTTCCAGATCACGATCGGCCTCGCGATGCTGCTGGGCCGTCTGATCCCCATCGTGCTGGTCCTGCTGCTCGCCGGTTCATTGGCCAAGCAGGCCAAGGTGCCCGAGACCGCAGGCACCCTTCCCACCACCACACCCCTTTTCGGGGGCCTGCTCGTCGGCGTCATCCTGCTCATCACAGGCCTGACCTTCTTCCCGGCGCTGGCTCTCGGTCCCATCGCGGAGGCACTGTCATGA
- the kdpF gene encoding K(+)-transporting ATPase subunit F: protein MSIESGLLIVLVVALVAYLLAALIFPERF, encoded by the coding sequence ATGAGTATCGAAAGCGGTTTGTTGATCGTCCTGGTCGTCGCGCTCGTGGCGTACCTGCTGGCGGCCCTGATCTTCCCGGAGCGTTTCTGA
- a CDS encoding potassium transporter Kup, whose product MTSSRPASRDVLRLAVVVGALGVVFGDIGTSPIYTIQTVFNPDDPHPVPVTDAHVLGVVSLILWSITLIVTITYVMLAMRVDHDGEGGIMALISLVRRWLGDGRRGAAVVLAGLGLFGASLFLGDSMITPAISVLSAVEGVKTIEPGFEPWIVPVTAAIIVLLFSVQRHGTAVVGRFFGPVMIAWFAAIGACGAWGITKDVDILKAVSPVYAIDFLAGSFHYAFFALAAIVLAVTGAEALYADMGHFGRRPIATGWLFLVFPACALSYMGQGALILEDPDNISAPFFLLAPEWARIPLIVLATAATVIASQAVITGAFSVTSQAAQLGYLPRLRILHTSSSARGQIYVPGINWLLLISVLTLVFAFRTSAALAYAFGMAVTGTITITTILFFYVAHRVWSTPTWVLALAAVPLLAVDALFIGANLTKLVHGAWLPLAIAVTAFTVMTTWQRGRSLVTSRREQMEGPLQDFVDDLDDEAKAPAVVPGTAIFLNRGTTTPLALRANVERNHVRHEHVVIATIEIEPVPRVDPADRVQADSLGHEQDGITRVIVRFGYAEHADVPAALALLSPEQTEGPVDLEDATYFLSRIELRVGSDETMATWRKRLFIATSHVTADAADHFSLPRDRVVVLGSHVDV is encoded by the coding sequence GTGACCTCTTCCCGCCCGGCCTCACGCGACGTCCTTCGACTCGCGGTCGTGGTGGGCGCCCTCGGCGTCGTGTTCGGCGACATCGGCACCAGCCCGATCTACACGATCCAGACCGTCTTCAACCCCGACGACCCGCATCCCGTCCCGGTGACCGACGCCCACGTGCTGGGCGTGGTCTCGCTGATCCTGTGGTCGATCACGCTGATCGTGACCATCACGTACGTGATGCTGGCGATGCGTGTCGACCACGACGGCGAGGGCGGCATCATGGCGCTGATCTCGCTGGTACGCCGCTGGCTGGGCGACGGCAGGCGCGGTGCAGCGGTCGTGCTCGCAGGGCTCGGGCTCTTCGGCGCGTCCCTGTTCCTCGGCGACAGCATGATCACCCCGGCGATCTCGGTGCTGTCGGCGGTGGAGGGCGTCAAGACGATCGAGCCCGGTTTCGAGCCGTGGATCGTGCCGGTCACGGCCGCGATCATCGTGCTGCTGTTCTCGGTGCAACGTCACGGCACAGCCGTCGTCGGCAGATTCTTCGGGCCTGTGATGATCGCGTGGTTCGCAGCGATCGGTGCGTGCGGCGCGTGGGGCATCACGAAGGACGTCGACATCCTCAAGGCCGTCTCCCCCGTCTACGCGATCGACTTCCTGGCCGGCAGCTTCCACTACGCGTTCTTCGCCTTGGCCGCGATCGTGTTGGCGGTCACCGGCGCCGAGGCGCTGTACGCCGACATGGGCCACTTCGGACGCCGCCCGATCGCGACCGGCTGGCTCTTCCTGGTGTTTCCCGCGTGCGCCCTCAGCTACATGGGACAGGGAGCACTGATCCTGGAGGATCCGGACAACATCAGCGCCCCCTTCTTCCTGCTCGCCCCGGAGTGGGCGAGGATCCCGCTGATCGTCCTCGCGACAGCCGCGACGGTGATCGCCTCGCAGGCGGTGATCACGGGCGCCTTCTCCGTGACCTCGCAGGCCGCGCAGCTCGGCTACCTGCCGCGGCTGCGCATCCTCCACACGTCGTCGTCGGCGCGTGGACAGATCTACGTGCCCGGCATCAACTGGCTCCTGCTCATCTCGGTGCTCACGCTCGTCTTCGCGTTCCGCACCTCGGCCGCGCTCGCGTACGCGTTCGGCATGGCGGTCACCGGCACGATCACCATCACGACCATCTTGTTCTTCTACGTCGCCCACCGGGTGTGGAGCACACCCACGTGGGTCCTGGCGCTGGCGGCGGTCCCGCTCCTGGCCGTCGACGCGTTGTTCATCGGCGCGAACCTCACCAAGCTCGTCCACGGCGCGTGGCTGCCGCTCGCCATCGCGGTCACCGCCTTCACGGTGATGACGACCTGGCAGCGCGGCCGGTCGCTCGTGACCTCACGCCGTGAGCAGATGGAGGGACCACTGCAGGATTTCGTGGACGATCTCGACGACGAGGCCAAGGCGCCCGCGGTCGTCCCGGGCACCGCGATCTTCCTCAACCGAGGGACGACCACTCCCCTGGCGCTGCGTGCGAACGTCGAGCGCAACCACGTCCGGCACGAGCACGTGGTCATCGCGACGATCGAGATCGAGCCCGTGCCCCGGGTGGACCCGGCCGACCGCGTCCAGGCCGACTCGCTCGGCCACGAGCAGGACGGCATCACCCGCGTGATCGTCCGGTTCGGTTATGCCGAGCACGCGGACGTCCCGGCTGCCCTTGCGCTGCTCAGTCCCGAGCAGACCGAGGGACCGGTCGACCTGGAGGACGCGACCTACTTCCTGTCGCGGATCGAGCTGCGCGTCGGGTCCGACGAAACCATGGCGACCTGGCGCAAGCGGCTGTTCATCGCCACGTCGCACGTCACCGCCGACGCCGCCGACCACTTCAGCCTGCCTCGCGACCGGGTGGTCGTGCTCGGATCGCACGTCGACGTCTGA
- a CDS encoding DNA topoisomerase IB, which produces MVRLRRTSPSSPGWSRVRHGRGFRYLDEDGLPLEPEQIMRCKQLVIPPAWTEVWICSVPNGHLQAVGTDDAGRRQYLYHPYWRERRDQEKFARMEGFAAALLQNRAAARRDLGGDDMSLERVSATAFSLLDLGMFRIGSDRYVEENGSFGLTTLLKQHVHPEGRGLGFSYAAKSGQHVEVTVRDERVQAVLEQLRRRRGGGDRLLAYKSGRQWKWLDATDVNAYVKERLGPDYSAKDFRTWRGTTIAALALARSTATSATARKRAAAAAMREVSEHLGNTPAVARSSYVDPRVVDEFENGVTVGAEHRRVAPGAPTSRTLERQVLRLLRNA; this is translated from the coding sequence ATGGTCCGACTCCGCCGCACGTCCCCGTCATCTCCCGGTTGGTCACGGGTCCGCCACGGGCGTGGGTTCCGCTACCTCGACGAGGACGGGCTGCCGCTCGAGCCCGAGCAGATCATGCGCTGCAAGCAGCTCGTCATCCCGCCGGCCTGGACCGAGGTGTGGATCTGCTCGGTGCCCAACGGTCACCTGCAGGCCGTCGGCACCGACGATGCGGGGCGCCGCCAGTATCTCTACCACCCGTATTGGCGCGAACGTCGCGACCAGGAGAAGTTCGCCCGCATGGAGGGCTTCGCGGCCGCCCTGCTCCAGAACCGCGCTGCGGCGCGGCGGGACCTCGGCGGCGACGACATGTCGCTCGAGCGCGTGTCCGCGACCGCGTTCAGCCTGCTCGACCTCGGGATGTTCCGCATCGGCTCGGACCGGTACGTCGAGGAGAACGGCAGCTTCGGGCTCACCACGTTGCTCAAGCAGCACGTGCACCCCGAGGGACGCGGCCTCGGCTTCTCGTACGCCGCGAAGTCCGGGCAGCACGTCGAGGTGACCGTGCGCGACGAGCGGGTGCAGGCCGTGCTGGAGCAGCTGCGCCGCCGACGTGGCGGCGGTGACCGGCTGCTCGCGTACAAGAGCGGGCGACAGTGGAAGTGGCTCGACGCGACCGACGTCAACGCGTACGTCAAGGAGCGCCTCGGCCCCGACTACTCGGCCAAGGACTTCCGCACGTGGCGCGGCACCACGATCGCGGCACTCGCACTGGCCCGCTCCACCGCCACGTCGGCGACCGCTCGCAAGCGGGCCGCCGCTGCCGCGATGCGTGAGGTCTCCGAGCACCTCGGCAACACTCCCGCGGTCGCCCGCTCCTCATACGTCGACCCTCGCGTGGTCGACGAGTTCGAGAACGGCGTCACGGTGGGGGCCGAGCACCGACGCGTCGCGCCGGGCGCACCCACGAGCCGTACTCTCGAGCGCCAGGTGCTCCGCCTCCTGCGCAACGCCTGA
- a CDS encoding dihydrolipoyl dehydrogenase family protein codes for MAEIACDVVVVGLGPGGEALVARLAKAGLDVVAVEAELVGGECPYWGCIPSKMLIRAANALAEARRIDELAGSASVTPDFSLVARRIRDEATDDWDDTVAADRITDAGARLVRGHGRLAGERRVTVGDDTYVASRGVVLNTGTTPAVPPIEGLAGTPFWTNREILETETAPASLIVIGGGAIGLELAQAFARFGTAVTVLEVGERILAVEEPESSELVASVFEAEGIGVHAGITIDGVAHDGEVFHVTSGVVTYEAERVLVAAGRRSRLDDIGLESVGVEAGHHLTVDDSMQVTDGLWAIGDIVGRGAFTHVSMYQAERVAKAILGEHLPDYDTSLPRVTFTDPEIGAVGITEKQAREQGLTVRVGSTDLAASSRGFIHGPGNRGLIKLVIDDDRGVIVGATSAGPDGGETLSALAFAVRAEIPVDTLANTIYAYPTFWRAIESAL; via the coding sequence ATGGCAGAAATCGCGTGCGATGTCGTGGTGGTCGGTCTCGGTCCCGGTGGAGAGGCGCTCGTCGCCCGCCTCGCGAAGGCGGGTCTCGACGTCGTCGCGGTCGAGGCCGAGCTCGTCGGCGGTGAGTGTCCCTACTGGGGCTGCATCCCGTCCAAGATGCTGATCCGGGCCGCGAACGCCCTCGCGGAGGCTCGACGGATCGACGAGCTGGCCGGCTCGGCCTCGGTGACACCGGACTTCTCCCTCGTGGCCCGACGCATTCGCGACGAGGCGACCGACGACTGGGACGACACCGTCGCCGCCGACCGCATCACCGACGCGGGGGCCCGGCTCGTCCGCGGGCACGGCCGCCTCGCCGGCGAGCGGCGGGTCACGGTGGGCGACGACACCTACGTCGCCTCGCGCGGGGTCGTGCTCAACACCGGCACGACGCCGGCGGTGCCGCCGATCGAGGGCCTGGCCGGCACCCCGTTCTGGACCAACCGCGAGATCCTCGAGACCGAGACGGCGCCGGCGTCGCTGATCGTCATCGGCGGCGGGGCGATCGGTCTCGAGCTGGCCCAGGCCTTTGCCCGCTTCGGCACCGCGGTGACCGTGCTGGAGGTCGGCGAGCGCATCCTGGCGGTCGAGGAGCCGGAGTCGTCCGAGCTCGTCGCATCAGTGTTCGAGGCGGAGGGCATCGGCGTCCACGCCGGCATCACGATCGACGGCGTGGCTCACGACGGCGAGGTCTTCCACGTCACGAGCGGTGTGGTCACCTACGAGGCCGAGCGGGTGCTGGTCGCCGCCGGCCGTCGGTCCCGTCTGGACGACATCGGCCTGGAGAGTGTGGGCGTCGAGGCGGGCCACCACCTGACGGTCGACGACTCGATGCAGGTCACGGACGGGTTGTGGGCGATCGGCGACATCGTGGGGCGCGGCGCGTTCACCCACGTCTCGATGTACCAGGCCGAGCGTGTCGCCAAGGCGATCCTCGGGGAGCACCTGCCGGACTACGACACGAGCCTGCCGCGGGTCACGTTCACCGATCCGGAGATCGGGGCGGTGGGGATCACCGAGAAGCAGGCCCGCGAGCAGGGCCTCACGGTCCGGGTCGGGTCGACCGACCTGGCGGCCAGCAGCCGGGGGTTCATCCACGGCCCGGGCAACCGGGGACTCATCAAGCTGGTCATCGACGACGACCGGGGGGTCATCGTGGGCGCCACCAGCGCGGGCCCGGACGGCGGGGAGACCCTCTCGGCGCTCGCGTTCGCGGTGCGCGCCGAGATCCCCGTGGACACCCTCGCCAACACGATCTACGCCTATCCGACGTTCTGGCGCGCGATCGAGTCCGCCCTCTGA
- a CDS encoding PGPGW domain-containing protein yields MSVGTRLKGWSQRTGTEVLGWILIALGAVLWPLPGPGTIVVVAGVALLSRHYVWAQKLLDPLERKAIDAAKFGVATWPRIFVSVLGVLWLVFLGAVWWVKPDIPEFEILGVGFGPELPAAGWGTALGLWTSAVAALVLLVYSIVKWREPRDRTAAADRTSAER; encoded by the coding sequence ATGAGCGTCGGAACCAGGTTGAAGGGCTGGTCCCAGCGCACGGGCACCGAGGTCCTCGGCTGGATCCTCATCGCGCTCGGCGCTGTGCTGTGGCCCTTGCCGGGACCGGGCACGATCGTCGTGGTGGCCGGTGTCGCCCTGTTGTCACGTCACTACGTCTGGGCGCAGAAGCTGCTCGACCCGCTGGAGCGCAAGGCGATCGACGCCGCCAAGTTCGGCGTCGCGACCTGGCCCCGCATCTTCGTCAGCGTCCTCGGCGTGCTGTGGCTCGTGTTCCTCGGCGCCGTGTGGTGGGTGAAGCCCGACATCCCCGAGTTCGAGATCCTCGGCGTGGGCTTCGGGCCCGAGCTCCCCGCCGCCGGGTGGGGCACCGCGCTCGGCCTGTGGACCTCGGCCGTGGCCGCGCTGGTGCTGCTGGTCTACAGCATCGTGAAGTGGCGCGAGCCCCGCGACCGGACCGCGGCCGCCGACCGCACGAGCGCCGAGAGGTAG
- a CDS encoding SAM-dependent methyltransferase — MNIASSLLGLAEETLGLPLPIRLRAWDGSEAGVPGAPVVVIRSKRALRHVIWKPGELGVARAYVQGDLDVEGDLGDGLRAMWDAVRDARVADASAGRPRIGPRQLLKGAALAVRLGAIGPRPPAPAAESVLTGELHSKERDQAAISHHYDLSNDFYELILDPHMAYSSGFHHTPGMTLEEAQTAKLHLICRKLGLEPGMKMVDIGSGWGSLTLFAAEHYGVHVTGVTLSVEQRDYVMAKAADRGLADRVDVSLRHFRDLEASGVRDGQVDAIASVEMGEHVGDAEYVVFVDSIHRYLRPGGRALIQQMSRSNDAPGDSPGGGPFIETYIAPDMHMKPLARTIGLIAASGLEIRDVQAMREHYPQTVAGWAARLEESWDRAVKLIGEESARVWRLYLVGGALAFEENRMGVDQILAVKPSRRGVSGMPASPLAWLP; from the coding sequence GTGAACATCGCATCCTCCCTCCTCGGGCTCGCCGAGGAGACTCTCGGCCTGCCCCTGCCCATCCGTCTGCGGGCGTGGGACGGCAGCGAGGCCGGCGTGCCCGGCGCTCCGGTCGTGGTCATCCGCAGCAAGCGCGCCCTGCGCCACGTGATCTGGAAGCCCGGCGAGCTCGGTGTCGCGCGGGCGTACGTCCAGGGCGACCTGGACGTCGAGGGCGATCTCGGGGACGGTCTGCGCGCGATGTGGGACGCGGTGCGCGACGCCCGGGTCGCCGACGCCTCGGCCGGTCGGCCGCGGATCGGGCCACGGCAGCTGCTCAAGGGGGCAGCCCTCGCCGTACGCCTGGGAGCGATCGGCCCGCGTCCGCCCGCTCCGGCCGCCGAGTCCGTCCTGACCGGCGAGCTGCACAGCAAGGAGCGCGACCAGGCGGCGATCTCGCACCACTACGACCTGTCGAACGACTTCTACGAGCTGATCCTCGACCCGCACATGGCCTACTCCAGTGGCTTCCACCACACGCCGGGGATGACGCTCGAGGAGGCCCAGACGGCCAAGCTGCACCTGATCTGCCGCAAGCTCGGCCTCGAGCCGGGCATGAAGATGGTCGACATCGGCTCGGGGTGGGGCTCGCTGACGCTCTTCGCGGCCGAGCACTACGGCGTCCACGTGACCGGAGTGACCCTGTCGGTCGAGCAGCGCGACTACGTCATGGCCAAGGCGGCCGACCGCGGTCTCGCCGACCGGGTCGACGTCAGCCTGCGCCACTTCCGCGATCTCGAGGCCTCGGGCGTGCGCGACGGGCAGGTGGACGCGATCGCGTCGGTCGAGATGGGCGAGCACGTGGGTGACGCCGAGTACGTCGTCTTCGTCGACTCGATCCACCGTTATCTGCGCCCCGGTGGCCGGGCGCTGATCCAGCAGATGTCCCGCAGCAACGACGCCCCCGGCGACAGCCCGGGCGGCGGCCCGTTCATCGAGACCTACATCGCCCCCGACATGCACATGAAGCCGTTGGCCAGGACGATCGGGCTGATCGCGGCGTCGGGCCTGGAGATCCGCGACGTGCAGGCGATGCGTGAGCACTACCCACAGACGGTCGCGGGGTGGGCCGCCCGCCTCGAGGAGAGCTGGGACCGCGCGGTCAAGCTGATCGGCGAGGAGAGCGCGCGGGTGTGGCGCCTGTACCTCGTCGGCGGGGCGCTGGCGTTCGAGGAGAACCGCATGGGCGTCGACCAGATCCTGGCCGTCAAGCCGTCTCGCCGCGGCGTCAGCGGGATGCCGGCCTCTCCCCTGGCGTGGCTGCCGTGA
- a CDS encoding DUF1295 domain-containing protein has protein sequence MAAVIPNDLSQTAATAAACLGALLVFMGLGLAYALRRRLLSIVDTLWGLGFVVVATVAAIVSLGGSGGTVQRWIVLVMVAVWGLRLAWHVGGRNHGTGEDPRYADLLEQGEQKGRSFTRTAVTRVFVPQGVAMFIVSAPLIVGPNNERMSLPLTVAGVLVWAVGLFFEAVGDAQLKAYKRDPAHQGKIMDTGLWSLTRHPNYFGDACVWWGLGLVGAGSWPGLVALIGPAVMTYSLVNVTGAKLNEKSQRRKPGWDDYARRTSYFVPRKPRPPAAER, from the coding sequence GTGGCTGCCGTGATCCCCAACGACCTGTCGCAGACAGCCGCCACCGCGGCGGCGTGCCTCGGTGCCCTGCTGGTCTTCATGGGCCTCGGCCTGGCGTACGCACTTCGCCGCCGGCTGCTCTCGATCGTCGACACGCTGTGGGGCCTCGGCTTCGTCGTCGTCGCGACGGTCGCCGCGATCGTCTCCCTCGGCGGCAGCGGCGGGACCGTCCAGCGCTGGATCGTGCTGGTGATGGTCGCGGTCTGGGGCCTGCGCCTCGCGTGGCACGTCGGCGGGCGCAACCACGGCACGGGCGAGGACCCCCGCTACGCGGATCTGCTCGAGCAGGGTGAGCAGAAGGGCCGGTCCTTCACCCGGACGGCCGTGACCCGGGTGTTCGTGCCGCAGGGCGTCGCGATGTTCATCGTCTCGGCCCCGCTCATCGTCGGTCCCAACAACGAGCGCATGTCGCTGCCGCTGACCGTCGCAGGCGTGCTGGTCTGGGCCGTCGGGCTGTTCTTCGAGGCCGTCGGCGACGCGCAGCTCAAGGCGTACAAGCGTGATCCGGCTCACCAGGGCAAGATCATGGACACGGGCCTGTGGAGCCTGACCCGCCACCCGAACTACTTCGGCGATGCGTGCGTCTGGTGGGGCCTGGGACTCGTGGGGGCGGGCTCGTGGCCCGGCCTGGTCGCGCTGATCGGGCCGGCCGTCATGACGTACTCACTGGTCAACGTCACCGGCGCCAAGCTCAACGAGAAGAGCCAGCGCAGGAAGCCGGGCTGGGACGACTACGCCCGGCGCACCAGCTACTTCGTCCCGCGGAAGCCGAGGCCGCCTGCGGCCGAGCGCTGA
- a CDS encoding metal-dependent transcriptional regulator, translated as MSELIDTTEMYLRTVYELEEEGIVPLRARIAERLHQSGPTVSQTVARMERDGLLAVEGDRHLELSEKGRQLATRVMRKHRLAERLLIDVIGLEIEFVHEEACRWEHVMSEQVERRLVEILEHPTESPYGNPIPGLAELGEAEVPAQFLTGVQSMTGAVRGAAEPVRLVVRRIAEELQKDIEVMSVLRRVGALPGNDVLVSRGHDGVIVARQGETAEIDAEAAAHIFVSA; from the coding sequence GTGAGCGAGCTGATCGACACCACCGAGATGTATCTACGCACCGTCTACGAGCTGGAGGAGGAAGGCATCGTGCCCCTGCGGGCGCGCATCGCCGAACGCCTGCACCAGAGCGGACCGACCGTGTCCCAGACCGTGGCGCGCATGGAGCGTGACGGTCTGCTGGCCGTCGAGGGCGACCGCCACCTCGAGCTGTCCGAGAAGGGACGCCAGCTCGCGACCCGCGTGATGCGCAAGCACCGTCTCGCGGAGCGCCTGCTGATCGACGTCATCGGTCTGGAGATCGAGTTCGTCCACGAGGAGGCGTGCCGCTGGGAGCACGTGATGTCCGAGCAGGTCGAGCGTCGCCTCGTCGAGATCCTCGAGCACCCGACCGAGTCCCCCTACGGCAACCCGATCCCGGGCCTGGCCGAGCTCGGCGAGGCCGAGGTGCCGGCCCAGTTCCTCACCGGCGTGCAGTCGATGACGGGTGCGGTGCGGGGCGCGGCCGAGCCGGTCCGCCTGGTCGTCCGCCGCATCGCGGAGGAGCTGCAGAAGGACATCGAGGTCATGTCGGTGCTGCGCCGCGTCGGCGCGCTGCCCGGCAACGACGTCCTCGTCTCGCGGGGGCACGACGGCGTGATCGTCGCCCGCCAGGGCGAGACCGCGGAGATCGACGCCGAGGCAGCCGCCCACATCTTCGTCTCGGCCTGA
- a CDS encoding cryptochrome/photolyase family protein, protein MPTSVMWFRTDLRLHDQPALRAAIEEGRDGVVPLLVLDDRYWGPGASTRQAYLVRLIGDFADRIGGLHLVHGDPVTEVLRVARQVDASSVHVSADFTPMGAERDRDVEAALADHDIPLVRTGSPYAVSPGRVAKDDGTGYRVFTPFFRAWQEHGWRQPADAPDDVPWLRSDGGTARLPEATVPEGMTLPPHGEDAARARWAEFLADDVADYASARDLPGPDRTSHMSVHLKWGTIHPRTMLADLAPLRSEGAAAYARELAFREFYADVLHQRPDSTFGYYNRAFEQMRYDEPGGDLEAWKAGRTGIPIVDAGMRQLRGEGWVHNRVRMIVASFLVKDLHLEWQHGARHFLDLLVDADLASNQHGWQWVAGSGTDASPYFRIFNPMTQGKKFDPDGQYVRRWVPELADVPARHVHTPWEMAEPPADYPAPIVDHAEERRESLRRYEEIRPGR, encoded by the coding sequence ATGCCGACGTCAGTCATGTGGTTCCGCACCGATCTGCGCCTCCACGACCAGCCCGCCCTGCGCGCCGCGATCGAGGAGGGCCGCGACGGTGTCGTGCCGCTGCTGGTGCTGGACGACCGCTACTGGGGACCCGGAGCGTCGACCCGGCAGGCGTACCTCGTGCGCCTGATCGGCGACTTCGCCGACCGCATCGGCGGCCTGCACCTCGTGCACGGCGACCCGGTCACCGAGGTGCTCCGGGTGGCTCGGCAGGTCGACGCCTCCTCGGTGCACGTGTCGGCCGACTTCACGCCGATGGGCGCGGAGCGCGACCGGGACGTCGAGGCAGCCCTGGCCGACCACGACATCCCGCTCGTCCGCACCGGGTCGCCGTACGCGGTCTCGCCGGGTCGGGTGGCCAAGGACGACGGCACCGGCTACCGGGTGTTCACCCCGTTCTTCCGCGCATGGCAGGAGCACGGGTGGCGACAGCCCGCCGACGCCCCCGACGACGTCCCGTGGCTGCGGTCCGACGGCGGGACGGCCCGGCTCCCCGAGGCGACCGTGCCCGAGGGGATGACGCTCCCGCCGCACGGGGAGGACGCGGCCCGGGCCAGATGGGCCGAGTTCCTCGCCGACGACGTCGCGGACTACGCCTCGGCACGCGATCTCCCGGGTCCGGACCGCACGTCGCACATGTCCGTCCACCTCAAGTGGGGCACGATCCATCCGCGCACGATGCTGGCCGATCTGGCGCCCCTGCGCTCCGAGGGCGCAGCCGCGTACGCGCGCGAGCTCGCCTTCCGGGAGTTCTACGCCGACGTGCTCCACCAGCGACCGGACTCCACCTTCGGCTACTACAACCGGGCGTTCGAGCAGATGCGGTACGACGAGCCCGGCGGCGACCTCGAGGCCTGGAAGGCCGGCCGCACCGGCATCCCCATCGTCGACGCCGGGATGCGACAGCTGCGCGGCGAGGGCTGGGTGCACAACCGGGTGCGGATGATCGTCGCGAGCTTCCTCGTCAAGGATCTGCACCTGGAGTGGCAGCACGGGGCCCGGCACTTCCTCGACCTGCTCGTCGACGCCGATCTCGCGTCCAACCAGCACGGTTGGCAGTGGGTCGCCGGATCCGGCACGGACGCCTCGCCGTACTTCCGGATCTTCAACCCCATGACGCAGGGCAAGAAGTTCGACCCCGACGGCCAGTACGTGCGCCGCTGGGTGCCCGAGCTCGCCGACGTGCCTGCCAGGCACGTGCACACCCCGTGGGAGATGGCCGAGCCGCCGGCCGACTATCCCGCACCGATCGTCGACCACGCCGAGGAACGACGCGAGTCCCTGCGGCGCTACGAGGAGATCAGGCCGGGTCGGTAG